TGAGATACTTAATAGGTTCACCTTCAACGATTGATCCTAAATAATCCACGGTGTATGTCTTATGATATGGTTTATCAGCAGTTGGTGCATTTAAGAGACTAACCATGTCGTTCACTTCGAGATTGGTATATTTTTGGAAGAATTCTTGTGGGGTAATGTCTTCAATCCGGTGGAATTGGTCATCCTTGTCACGGTATTGGTAGGTAAATTGACTTGGCACTTCCCCTAAGGCCTTAACTAAAACATTATAAATAAAGTAAAGTTGTTCATCACGTTTTGCTTCTAAGTCTGCCTTTGATTTGCCAGCTTCATGCATTTGACGTAAACGAGCCGCAAATTCACGTAGCTTGGTTTCTAAGACTTCATCCAAGAGATGGGTGTTAGAAGAATGGAAAGTTTCAGGCATAACTTCTTTTGGCACAGAGCCATATTTCTTCAAGATATCCGCAAACATTTCCCATTGGCCCCCATCTTCACATGGCGTTTGGAGTAAATGCCAAACTAAACGAGAGTCTTGAGCTTCATCAACGGTATCAATAATACTGGTTAAGAAGAAATTAGCCTTCTCTAACTTATCCCAGAATAAAGTATAAGATTGGGAGAATTCAAAAGTTTCTAGGTTTAATTTTTCCATAGTGGAAACCCGGGCAGTATTTAGGGCTGCGAACATCCAGCAACGACCACTTTGTTTTTGGTTAGTGATCTTACCACGTTTGGTTTCTTCGGAAAATTTAAAGTCATGTTCTTGGCGAACTTGATAATTGACGCTGGCCTTGTTAATACCGACTTCACGGATGGCGTGTTCGCTGGCACTATTTTTAGGGTCAGAATGATATTTTTCATGGAATTGTTGAATTAATTCTTGATTAATCATGCAATCATCGCTTCTTTCTATATCAGTTAGATTGAAAAATTTATCCCTTACACTATAACATAATTTATTGTTTCTGCTTAGTCCCTTTTTTGGGATAAATACCTATATAAAATAAAGAGGCTGTGACAAAAGTCTCAGCCCATTTTTTAAGTACGAACGCTCTTATCAAAATGTATTCCTAGTGCAAAGCAAGTGGCCTTGCTCTTTACCGCGCTTGTCGCACTCTTTCTAAACCTGCTCCGGGTGCAGATCGATCTCCACTTCACTAAAGTGCAAGAAATTCTTTTCAAAAACTTTCCACTTTAGCTCCAGTTGCTATAGCTGTTCGAAGCGTTAGCGAGTTACAGATATAGTATGCGTAGCTCTATCGATCTTTGACGCACCCGTCGCACTCTATCCAAACCTGCTCGCTGACAAAAGTGAACTCCGCTTCAGAAATATTTGGCAATCCTTTTCAAGGATTTCCGCATATTTCTTCTAGCGTTTCACTTTTTGTCGTCAGCTCGCACTCTATCTAAACCTGCTCCAGTCACAGGACGAACGTCCGCTTCAAAAACTGGTAACGCTCAGCTTAGTTGAGTTCGGAAGGGTGAGGGGATGTCCTTTCAGAAAAGTTGAACGATCAGCAAGCTGATCTTATCATCTTTTCCTCCAAGGAATCTCCCTCCCTGATCCTTCCTCTCATCCTTATAACCGAGCTTATCCCAGTTTTCTCCAGCGATTTCGTCCTTTGGTGTGACTGTCGCACTATACTATTACGCGTCTAGTTCAGTGTTGTAATAGACGTTTTGGACGTCATCGTCGTCTTCTAATTTTTCAATGAGGGTTTCAAAGGTGGCTTTCTTGTCCTCTGGGAGGTCAATCATGGTTTTTGGTACCATGGTTAATTCAGAAGTGGCGAGTTTATAGCCTTTTTCTTCTAAGGCGTCACGAACGGCTCCAAAGTCATTGGCTTCGGTATAAATTTCAAAGACTTCGTCAGAAGTTTGTAAGTCTTCGGCACCTGCGTCAATGGCATCCATAAACATGGTTTCTTCATCAACGTCTAAGTCTTCCCGTTCAATAGCGAGGTAGCCTTTGCGATCAAACATATAAGCCACTGAGCCACTTTCACCTAGGCTACCGCCGTTACGGTTAAAGATGGTCCGTACATTGGTTAAGGTACGGTTGGTATTGTCGGTTAAGGTTTCCACAAAAACAGCAATCCCATTAGGACCGTAACCTTCATAAGTGACTTCATCGTAATCTTCGCCACCAGCGGTATTACTACCTTTATCAATGGCCCTTTCAATGTTGGTCTTAGGCATGTTTGCTGCTTTGGCTTTGTCCATAACCATACGAAGTGATGGGTTAGCATCCGCATCTGGTCCACCTTGTTTTACCGCCATATAAATTTCACGCGATAATTTTTGGAAGATCTTAGCGCGTTTTGCGTCTTCAGCGCCCTTAGTATTTTTAATTTTGCTCCACTTATTATGTCCCGACACGAAACATACCTTCTTTCGTTTTTAGTCTATAATCTACAATTCTTAATTCTACCAAAAACAGCTAAATGGCGCAAGTTCAAGCTTCCGCTTTTACGGACTGGTCCAGTCATCCACATAGTCAGTCACCCAGACTTTTGCTATAATAATTAGGAGTTCATAAGGAGGGATTATTATTAATCAACATTCACCTATCCACAATAATAATCAGGAGGAAAAGCCTGCTTGGAAAGATCGATTCTTCTTTTCCAGCAATGTCTTCTTTTCAGTGATCAAACGCCTGCTAGGCTATGTCCTGGTTCTGGGTCTACTCAGTTTAGCCTTAGCTATGGGGGT
This genomic stretch from Aerococcus mictus harbors:
- a CDS encoding YebC/PmpR family DNA-binding transcriptional regulator; translated protein: MSGHNKWSKIKNTKGAEDAKRAKIFQKLSREIYMAVKQGGPDADANPSLRMVMDKAKAANMPKTNIERAIDKGSNTAGGEDYDEVTYEGYGPNGIAVFVETLTDNTNRTLTNVRTIFNRNGGSLGESGSVAYMFDRKGYLAIEREDLDVDEETMFMDAIDAGAEDLQTSDEVFEIYTEANDFGAVRDALEEKGYKLATSELTMVPKTMIDLPEDKKATFETLIEKLEDDDDVQNVYYNTELDA
- a CDS encoding C1 family peptidase, with the translated sequence MINQELIQQFHEKYHSDPKNSASEHAIREVGINKASVNYQVRQEHDFKFSEETKRGKITNQKQSGRCWMFAALNTARVSTMEKLNLETFEFSQSYTLFWDKLEKANFFLTSIIDTVDEAQDSRLVWHLLQTPCEDGGQWEMFADILKKYGSVPKEVMPETFHSSNTHLLDEVLETKLREFAARLRQMHEAGKSKADLEAKRDEQLYFIYNVLVKALGEVPSQFTYQYRDKDDQFHRIEDITPQEFFQKYTNLEVNDMVSLLNAPTADKPYHKTYTVDYLGSIVEGEPIKYLNVPIEALKDAAIKAIKDGYPVWFGSDVGKMSERELGLMDTKMYRYQDTLGENYTLNKAERLDYSVSLLTHAMVLVGVNLDKEGKPTHWKVENSWGKKVGDEGIFSMSDEWFDEYTFQITVPSRYVDEKLLEEYQQEPVHLKPWDPMGSLAKVY